A genomic region of Fodinisporobacter ferrooxydans contains the following coding sequences:
- a CDS encoding YeiH family protein, whose amino-acid sequence MTTQKSALLVQNQSNVITKDRMQGDQTKSSRWLWLGGIAFTFVIALLGLGLSTLPIFDRVGQLACAILIAVMYRQVAGYPEAIRPGIQFSAKKLLRYAIILFGLKLNINVILHQGLWLLVRDTGTIVFAMAATVLIAKLFKADRSLSFLLGIGTGVCGAAAIAAVSPILQAKEEDTAIGAGIIALMGTVFAILYTIIRPFVSLSAINYGIWSGVSLHEIAHVALAAAPAGQNALAIALLAKLGRVFLLVPLSFILMAWMKHKGKTEQTDAKIEFPWFLIGFILMSLIGSYVIGKSIILPASVMNDIANVTTFVLTMAMVGLGLNVSFKDLRTKALRPLIAMTITSVLLSTITFFTV is encoded by the coding sequence ATGACGACTCAGAAATCGGCGTTACTGGTGCAAAACCAGTCGAATGTTATAACTAAGGATCGTATGCAAGGGGATCAAACAAAATCATCACGGTGGCTGTGGCTAGGCGGAATTGCATTTACATTTGTCATCGCCTTGCTAGGTTTGGGGCTATCCACGCTTCCCATTTTTGACCGTGTGGGACAGCTTGCATGTGCCATTCTCATCGCGGTCATGTATCGGCAAGTCGCTGGTTACCCAGAGGCGATTCGCCCGGGAATTCAGTTTTCGGCAAAGAAATTGCTGCGCTATGCCATTATTCTGTTCGGATTAAAACTGAATATCAATGTCATTTTGCATCAGGGATTATGGCTATTGGTGCGCGACACCGGAACGATTGTTTTCGCCATGGCAGCAACCGTACTGATCGCAAAATTGTTCAAAGCCGATCGTTCACTCTCTTTCTTGCTGGGCATCGGGACAGGGGTTTGCGGTGCAGCTGCGATTGCGGCAGTATCCCCCATTTTGCAAGCAAAGGAAGAAGACACGGCAATTGGAGCAGGGATTATTGCACTGATGGGGACTGTCTTTGCCATTTTGTATACGATCATCCGTCCGTTTGTCTCTCTTTCTGCAATCAACTACGGCATTTGGTCCGGAGTGAGCCTGCATGAAATCGCGCATGTCGCTTTAGCTGCCGCCCCTGCCGGCCAAAACGCTTTGGCAATTGCCCTGCTGGCGAAATTGGGACGCGTGTTCCTGCTTGTGCCATTGAGTTTCATCCTGATGGCTTGGATGAAGCACAAGGGCAAGACAGAACAGACCGATGCGAAAATTGAATTTCCATGGTTTCTGATCGGATTCATTTTGATGAGTCTGATCGGGAGCTATGTTATTGGAAAATCCATTATCTTGCCTGCCTCTGTGATGAATGATATAGCAAACGTGACGACATTTGTTCTAACGATGGCGATGGTTGGCTTGGGACTCAATGTGAGCTTCAAAGATTTGCGTACAAAAGCGCTTCGTCCCTTGATTGCCATGACAATCACATCGGTTCTTTTGTCCACGATTACATTTTTTACAGTTTGA
- a CDS encoding spore coat protein yields MSLQTHEAYELNHLLMGCYDILTCMGAFVHQVKCQELKSILQKQFAAHIQDYNIKVDYAKQGNSSEKLNVPAMPAKMSGTPKPAQTGMPNIDSTQFDDRAIATIYLLTLKNNGKNYAAAAFEADNTQLRAFLEDAFTMCSHHAYEVAGWMRKNGYYPGEEATATYMQALGQTYDKVRQMAPVH; encoded by the coding sequence ATGTCATTGCAAACACATGAGGCATACGAGTTAAATCACTTGTTAATGGGATGTTATGACATTCTGACATGTATGGGAGCTTTCGTGCATCAAGTCAAATGTCAAGAACTAAAATCGATTTTGCAGAAACAATTCGCTGCGCATATTCAGGACTACAATATCAAGGTCGACTATGCGAAACAAGGAAATTCTTCAGAAAAGCTCAATGTGCCGGCAATGCCTGCAAAAATGTCGGGTACTCCGAAACCCGCGCAGACAGGCATGCCGAATATTGATTCGACCCAATTTGACGATCGGGCGATCGCCACCATTTACCTTCTTACACTTAAAAATAACGGAAAAAACTATGCCGCTGCTGCGTTCGAAGCGGACAACACGCAGCTTCGCGCATTCCTTGAGGATGCTTTTACGATGTGTTCACATCACGCGTACGAAGTTGCCGGATGGATGCGAAAAAACGGCTACTATCCAGGCGAGGAAGCTACAGCCACTTACATGCAAGCTTTGGGCCAAACATACGACAAAGTACGGCAAATGGCCCCCGTTCACTAA
- a CDS encoding APC family permease — translation MSIEQFGYKQELKRALTFWDLLIYGMIFMVPIAPFGVYGYVADGSKGMVALAYLIGMTGMIFTAFSYARMSEAFPIAGSVYAYAQRGINDKVGFIAGWAILLDYILVPALLYLVSAAALTALIPSIPIWVWLVAFIAINTVINVLGVEFTAKANKYILIAEFIVLLIFILVGVYALYHGQGSGHFTMKPLYDSSSFHLSLVMGAVSIAVLSFLGFDGISTLSEEVKGGSKVIGRATVTALLVVGILFIIQTWVASDLGQGLKLTNLDTAFYDIAGKAGGAWLKNLTIIATAFSWGIANALAAQAAISRILFSMARDRKLPAVLAKVHPKFQTPYISTILVAVISLIVGLAFSNKIDVLTNIVNFGALSGFLLLHISVVNHYIIRNKSQDYLRHLVFPMLGFVVIGYVMYGMDHLAIKLGLSWIVLGIVYLFIISKVYKQKPTSLEL, via the coding sequence GTGTCCATTGAACAATTTGGTTATAAACAAGAGTTGAAGCGTGCGCTGACGTTTTGGGATTTGCTGATTTACGGCATGATCTTTATGGTTCCGATTGCACCTTTTGGGGTATACGGTTATGTTGCGGACGGTTCCAAGGGAATGGTCGCATTGGCATATCTGATTGGCATGACAGGAATGATTTTTACCGCTTTCAGTTATGCGCGCATGTCTGAAGCATTCCCGATTGCAGGATCCGTCTATGCATACGCCCAGCGTGGCATCAACGATAAAGTCGGATTTATCGCAGGCTGGGCTATACTGCTCGACTATATTTTGGTACCCGCGCTGTTGTACCTGGTCAGTGCGGCGGCATTGACAGCCTTGATTCCATCGATTCCGATTTGGGTGTGGTTGGTAGCCTTCATCGCGATTAATACGGTGATCAATGTGTTGGGTGTCGAATTTACCGCAAAAGCCAACAAATATATCCTGATTGCGGAATTTATCGTATTGTTGATCTTTATCCTTGTCGGTGTATACGCACTCTATCACGGGCAGGGAAGCGGACATTTCACCATGAAGCCGCTCTATGATTCAAGTTCCTTTCATTTATCGCTGGTGATGGGCGCAGTTTCCATCGCGGTACTTTCTTTCCTTGGATTCGACGGGATTTCCACTTTATCGGAAGAAGTCAAAGGCGGCAGTAAAGTGATCGGCCGGGCAACGGTTACGGCGTTATTGGTTGTCGGAATTCTCTTTATCATCCAAACTTGGGTTGCCAGCGACCTGGGGCAAGGACTGAAATTAACAAACCTCGACACGGCGTTTTATGATATTGCCGGAAAAGCCGGCGGTGCTTGGTTGAAGAATTTGACAATAATCGCAACGGCGTTTTCCTGGGGTATTGCCAATGCACTGGCCGCACAAGCCGCTATCTCGAGAATCCTGTTTTCCATGGCGCGTGACCGAAAATTGCCGGCAGTACTGGCGAAAGTTCATCCGAAATTTCAAACGCCGTATATAAGCACGATCCTGGTAGCGGTAATCTCTCTGATCGTGGGACTTGCTTTTTCGAACAAAATTGACGTGTTGACGAATATCGTAAACTTTGGCGCATTGAGTGGATTCCTATTGCTGCATATATCAGTCGTGAATCATTATATCATTCGCAATAAATCACAAGACTACCTGCGCCATCTTGTATTCCCGATGCTTGGATTTGTGGTAATCGGATATGTCATGTACGGAATGGACCACTTGGCAATCAAGCTGGGTCTTTCGTGGATCGTCCTGGGCATCGTCTATTTGTTCATAATCTCAAAAGTGTACAAGCAAAAGCCAACATCCCTTGAACTTTAA
- a CDS encoding acetamidase/formamidase family protein, with amino-acid sequence MYRVPSNQLVYAMSKDNQPVLRVPSGATVVFETCDCFENQIGNADTPFHSLDWNRINPATGPVFVEDAEPGDVLEVRIESIQIGDQGVMVTGPGLGVIGGDLAENQIRMIPIRDGKAQFSEQIAIPVNPMIGVIGTAPEKEAVSCGTPGKHGGNMDSKIIKQGTTLYLPVNVPGALLALGDLHAAMGDGEVAVCGVEIAGEVTVTVHVLKGKTWKLPMAKTEFALYAIASEKLLDDAATSATRNMVDFLVSEFRLTKHDAIALLSIGGNLQVSQVVDPLKTARFEMPLSVLQQLGFPS; translated from the coding sequence ATGTACCGAGTGCCGAGCAATCAGTTGGTTTATGCCATGTCAAAAGACAATCAGCCGGTTTTAAGGGTTCCAAGCGGCGCGACAGTTGTTTTTGAAACGTGCGATTGTTTTGAAAATCAAATTGGGAATGCAGATACACCGTTTCATTCGTTGGACTGGAATCGCATCAATCCTGCCACCGGTCCGGTATTTGTAGAGGATGCCGAACCCGGCGATGTGTTGGAAGTCAGAATTGAGTCCATCCAGATTGGCGATCAAGGTGTGATGGTTACAGGGCCTGGGCTTGGCGTTATCGGAGGCGACTTGGCGGAAAACCAGATTCGCATGATTCCGATTCGTGACGGCAAGGCTCAATTTTCCGAACAGATCGCGATTCCGGTGAACCCGATGATTGGAGTGATTGGAACCGCACCGGAAAAGGAAGCGGTTTCTTGCGGGACTCCCGGCAAACACGGCGGCAATATGGACAGCAAAATTATCAAGCAAGGAACCACGCTGTACCTGCCTGTGAATGTACCGGGTGCCCTGCTGGCGCTAGGCGATCTGCATGCAGCGATGGGCGATGGCGAAGTAGCCGTGTGCGGGGTGGAGATTGCCGGTGAAGTAACAGTGACCGTTCATGTGCTCAAAGGTAAAACATGGAAGTTGCCGATGGCAAAAACCGAGTTTGCTCTATACGCGATCGCATCGGAGAAACTGCTGGATGATGCGGCCACATCCGCTACACGAAACATGGTTGATTTTCTCGTTTCGGAATTTCGATTGACCAAGCATGACGCGATTGCTTTGTTAAGTATCGGGGGAAATCTGCAAGTGAGCCAGGTTGTGGATCCATTGAAGACAGCCCGCTTTGAAATGCCTTTGTCCGTCCTGCAACAACTTGGGTTTCCTTCTTAA
- a CDS encoding glutamine synthetase family protein has translation MTNYDWINHIQQVIHDRQIHTIRVTVPDLSNISRARYIPVRHFLETAFKDTVSFPSVLFSMDTSAEIHKNVGSGFAGGFPNWQIQTDLSTFSILPYKQGVARVIGDLCDSNGSPIKQSPRHVLKKVLDTFQDLGYLVRGSFEYEFYVFVQEAARIEPVWKGLHCFSETKQAEVENIITTLFMHLTEMGAGPEVANTEYGSGQFEVTHSPFWGVEISDMAFYYRTSIKEILHGQGYKATFMSKPASARSGSGAHMNHSLYDQDGHNLFYDPSSADGLSDICRWFIGGQLTHAKALCALANPTINSYKRLVPHSFAPTTISWGYEHRGAMIRVPSGRGEVTRIENRLAGADTNPYIALAAVLAAGLDGILHKIEPSAPIQNTDPYGSDFEHLPSSLLEALRELEKNNWLRDSLGADFIEDYLSLRYAEYDRFLAHVTDWEMKEYFDIF, from the coding sequence TTGACGAATTACGATTGGATCAACCATATACAACAAGTCATTCATGATCGTCAGATTCATACGATTCGTGTTACTGTACCTGATCTATCTAACATCTCAAGGGCCCGTTATATTCCCGTTCGACATTTTTTAGAAACTGCCTTTAAAGATACTGTCTCATTTCCATCTGTACTTTTTTCGATGGATACTTCAGCTGAAATACACAAAAACGTGGGTTCCGGATTTGCCGGTGGATTTCCTAATTGGCAAATACAGACCGATCTCAGCACATTTTCGATTTTGCCATATAAGCAAGGAGTAGCAAGAGTTATCGGCGATCTTTGTGATTCTAATGGTTCACCTATAAAACAGTCACCAAGGCATGTACTAAAAAAGGTTTTGGATACATTTCAAGATTTGGGATATTTGGTGCGTGGCAGCTTTGAGTATGAATTTTATGTCTTTGTTCAAGAAGCGGCAAGAATCGAACCCGTTTGGAAGGGGCTTCACTGCTTTTCTGAAACAAAACAGGCAGAAGTAGAGAATATCATCACTACATTGTTCATGCACCTGACAGAAATGGGTGCAGGGCCAGAAGTAGCGAATACGGAATATGGATCGGGGCAATTCGAAGTCACACATTCACCTTTTTGGGGTGTCGAAATTTCCGACATGGCATTTTATTATCGTACAAGTATTAAGGAAATCTTGCACGGTCAGGGCTATAAAGCAACTTTCATGAGTAAGCCGGCGTCTGCTAGAAGTGGCAGTGGTGCACATATGAACCATTCGCTTTACGATCAAGACGGTCACAATCTGTTTTATGATCCATCAAGTGCGGATGGACTATCTGACATTTGTCGTTGGTTTATTGGTGGGCAGCTTACGCATGCAAAGGCGCTATGTGCATTGGCGAATCCTACGATCAACAGTTATAAAAGGTTGGTACCGCATTCGTTTGCTCCTACAACGATTTCTTGGGGATATGAACACCGCGGCGCGATGATCCGTGTGCCGTCCGGCAGAGGGGAAGTGACACGGATCGAAAACCGCTTGGCTGGTGCTGATACCAATCCGTATATTGCACTCGCTGCCGTACTTGCTGCCGGTCTGGATGGCATCCTTCATAAAATAGAGCCTTCCGCTCCGATACAAAACACCGATCCCTATGGTTCGGATTTTGAGCACTTGCCAAGCAGTTTGCTTGAAGCACTGCGGGAACTTGAAAAAAACAACTGGCTTCGCGATTCTTTAGGAGCTGATTTTATCGAAGATTATCTTTCTCTTCGCTATGCCGAATATGATCGTTTTCTTGCACATGTGACAGATTGGGAAATGAAGGAGTATTTTGATATTTTTTAG
- a CDS encoding sigma 54-interacting transcriptional regulator, with protein MKSSHVFQSSVMKNLYQKAKQIAQFSSAVVLEGESGVGKKTVAEWIHQNSGRANYPLLTVNCPALSEKMIDTELMGKERGKQPSVMEQADKGTVVLHRIDELPYEFQGKMLDFIMECSKRKQVGSWTKTIDIRIIATTTFDLKQMVEEKRFRDDLYYTLHSTKVRIPPLRERREDIRPLLTFYLKQICKDLNLVKRFENETFCILMNHSYPGNVRELRGLIEGLCITTITEEICPQDLPEYLLLSQEKENTSLEAQLQVLEKQVILQTLKNETSIRKAAKKLQISHATLLRKMQKLGIQY; from the coding sequence ATGAAATCATCCCATGTCTTTCAAAGTTCTGTCATGAAAAATCTGTATCAGAAAGCAAAACAAATTGCACAATTTTCTTCTGCGGTTGTACTTGAAGGAGAAAGCGGAGTTGGCAAAAAAACAGTTGCCGAATGGATCCATCAAAACAGCGGAAGAGCGAACTATCCTTTATTAACTGTAAATTGTCCTGCGTTATCTGAAAAAATGATTGATACGGAGCTTATGGGGAAAGAACGCGGAAAACAACCGAGCGTCATGGAACAGGCAGATAAAGGAACCGTAGTTCTTCATCGGATCGACGAATTGCCATATGAGTTTCAAGGAAAGATGCTCGATTTTATCATGGAATGCAGCAAACGCAAACAAGTCGGTAGTTGGACGAAAACGATCGACATCCGGATCATTGCTACAACAACCTTCGATTTAAAACAGATGGTGGAAGAAAAGCGATTTCGCGATGACCTGTATTATACTCTGCATTCAACCAAAGTACGCATCCCTCCGTTGCGGGAAAGAAGAGAGGATATAAGACCATTGCTTACATTTTATTTGAAACAAATTTGCAAAGATCTCAATCTGGTGAAGCGGTTCGAAAATGAGACTTTCTGCATTCTGATGAACCATTCCTATCCCGGTAATGTGCGGGAACTAAGAGGGTTGATTGAAGGATTATGTATCACAACGATAACTGAAGAAATTTGTCCGCAAGACTTACCGGAATATTTGCTGCTTTCCCAGGAAAAAGAAAACACCTCTCTCGAAGCTCAATTGCAAGTACTGGAGAAGCAAGTCATTTTACAAACATTAAAGAATGAAACAAGCATCCGCAAGGCAGCAAAGAAATTGCAAATCAGTCATGCAACACTCTTAAGGAAAATGCAGAAACTCGGGATACAATACTAG